From a single Clostridium isatidis genomic region:
- a CDS encoding toxic anion resistance protein, protein MNNDYNENIEIKPELVFEPFQDESPVVKVEEVQKEKIEDIPLTDEEKKMVDQFVEKINLRDSNSILQYGVGAQKKIADFSETALDNVRTKDLGEIGDILSNVVYELKNFEDAEEQKGILGLFKKGKNKITQMKVKYAKVEENINKMCETLEKHQIQLLKDIAMLDKMYEINKVYFKELSMYILAGKKKLQKLEQEELPKLQAKAKASGLPQDAQEVNDFIALCNRFEKKIHDLELTKMISLQMAPQIRLIQNNDALMSEKIQSTIVNTIPLWKSQIVLALGVAHSSNAAKVQREVTDMTNELLRRNAETLKISTIETAKESERGIVDIETLRYTNESLISTIDEILRIQEEGRQKRKNAELELRNIEEQLKNKLLEIKR, encoded by the coding sequence GTGAATAATGATTATAATGAAAATATAGAAATAAAGCCAGAGTTAGTTTTTGAACCTTTTCAAGATGAAAGTCCTGTTGTTAAGGTAGAAGAAGTACAAAAGGAAAAGATTGAAGATATTCCTTTAACAGATGAAGAAAAGAAAATGGTAGATCAATTTGTAGAAAAGATTAATTTAAGAGATTCAAATTCAATTTTACAATATGGAGTAGGTGCTCAAAAGAAAATTGCAGACTTCTCTGAAACAGCTTTAGACAATGTTAGAACTAAGGATTTAGGAGAAATAGGTGATATCCTTTCTAATGTAGTATATGAGCTTAAGAATTTTGAAGATGCAGAAGAACAAAAAGGTATCTTAGGCTTATTTAAAAAAGGGAAAAATAAAATTACTCAAATGAAAGTGAAGTATGCAAAGGTAGAAGAAAATATTAATAAGATGTGTGAGACTTTAGAAAAGCACCAAATACAGCTATTAAAAGATATTGCTATGTTAGATAAAATGTATGAAATAAATAAGGTTTACTTTAAAGAGCTTTCTATGTATATCTTAGCTGGTAAAAAGAAACTTCAAAAATTAGAACAAGAGGAATTGCCCAAATTACAAGCTAAGGCAAAGGCCAGTGGTCTTCCACAGGATGCCCAGGAAGTTAATGATTTTATAGCCCTTTGCAATCGCTTTGAGAAAAAAATACATGATTTAGAGTTAACAAAGATGATTTCACTGCAAATGGCTCCACAAATTCGTTTAATTCAAAATAATGACGCCCTAATGTCTGAAAAAATTCAATCTACAATTGTAAATACTATTCCTCTTTGGAAAAGTCAAATTGTATTGGCTCTAGGAGTTGCACATTCATCTAATGCAGCTAAGGTACAAAGGGAAGTTACAGATATGACAAATGAACTCTTAAGAAGAAATGCAGAAACTTTAAAGATTTCAACTATAGAAACTGCTAAAGAATCTGAAAGAGGAATTGTTGATATTGAAACTCTTCGTTACACAAATGAATCCTTAATTTCAACTATTGATGAAATATTACGAATACAGGAAGAAGGACGTCAAAAGCGTAAAAATGCTGAATTAGAATTAAGAAATATTGAAGAGCAATTAAAAAATAAACTATTAGAAATAAAAAGATAA
- a CDS encoding 5-bromo-4-chloroindolyl phosphate hydrolysis family protein, with translation MYRKDFSDLEDQIMDTVKNALNAINFASITRDIASKTDETINEFKTKLKEYNNKIENRYTNLNKSNKKDITLYIEKKPAGTVAGILYIIFGSIGSFVFGILLAVFSIVTTVVPDMLGGGLVGLGVIAAFFASSLGVTINGINIRKRIRRFKKYVNFLDDNTYCLINDLARIVGKKEKFVIKDLRKMIDLNMFKEGHIDDEETHFMLTNEVYENYLNLKRQQNIKKHEKDKLENKSRSNEEENDKVNTIINTGRNYIEEIKNVKNQLYKEEFSLKLGKLQNIVNQILNYIEKNPKKLNEVNKFINHYLPMTIKLINSYKELNNQPVQGDNIKKAKIEIEKSIDLINTAFENLLDDLYEDMALDISTDISVLKTLFKQEGLTENDFEK, from the coding sequence ATGTATAGAAAGGACTTTTCTGATTTAGAAGATCAAATTATGGATACTGTAAAAAATGCACTTAATGCTATAAATTTTGCTTCAATAACAAGAGATATTGCCAGTAAAACTGATGAAACAATAAATGAGTTTAAAACTAAATTAAAGGAATATAATAATAAGATAGAAAATAGGTACACAAATTTAAATAAATCAAATAAAAAAGATATAACATTATATATTGAAAAGAAACCTGCTGGCACTGTTGCAGGAATTCTTTATATAATATTTGGTTCAATTGGAAGCTTTGTATTTGGAATCTTGCTAGCTGTTTTTTCAATAGTAACTACTGTTGTTCCTGATATGTTAGGAGGAGGTCTAGTTGGATTGGGAGTTATAGCAGCTTTCTTTGCTTCAAGTTTAGGAGTAACCATAAATGGAATAAATATAAGAAAAAGAATAAGGCGTTTTAAAAAATATGTAAATTTCCTAGATGATAACACTTATTGTTTAATTAACGATTTAGCTAGAATTGTTGGAAAAAAAGAAAAATTTGTTATTAAGGATTTAAGAAAGATGATTGATCTTAATATGTTTAAAGAAGGTCATATAGATGATGAAGAAACGCATTTTATGCTTACAAATGAAGTTTATGAAAATTATTTAAATTTAAAAAGACAACAAAATATTAAAAAGCACGAAAAGGATAAGTTAGAAAATAAATCAAGATCAAATGAAGAAGAAAATGATAAGGTAAACACTATTATTAATACAGGAAGAAATTATATTGAAGAGATTAAAAATGTAAAGAATCAATTGTATAAAGAAGAATTTTCATTAAAACTTGGTAAGTTACAAAATATAGTTAACCAAATACTTAATTATATCGAAAAGAATCCTAAAAAGTTAAATGAAGTAAATAAGTTCATTAATCATTATCTTCCGATGACAATTAAATTGATTAATTCCTATAAAGAACTAAATAATCAGCCAGTTCAGGGAGATAATATTAAAAAGGCTAAAATTGAAATAGAAAAGAGTATTGATTTAATAAATACTGCTTTTGAAAATTTATTAGATGATTTATATGAAGATATGGCTTTAGATATTTCTACTGATATTTCTGTTTTAAAAACCTTATTTAAACAAGAAGGGTTAACCGAAAATGATTTTGAAAAGTAA
- a CDS encoding molybdenum cofactor guanylyltransferase, with product MIKKSLAIIAGGKSSRMNYNDKALLLYKEKTFIEHIINNGKSFDEIIVISNNKYLSYVLPVKVYRDIYLGNGPLSGIHSALINAKYDKVLCIACDMPLISERSLNTIGSIIGEYEVLVPKIKGKLQPLCSIYSKSLIPKIEKALIEEQNKLQAFIRTTNYKIIEDKDYEELNEKYFLNINTTKEYNDLLLLQD from the coding sequence ATGATAAAGAAAAGTTTGGCTATTATAGCTGGTGGAAAGAGCAGCAGAATGAATTATAATGATAAGGCTTTACTGCTTTATAAAGAAAAAACTTTTATAGAACATATAATAAATAATGGAAAAAGTTTTGATGAAATAATTGTAATTTCTAATAATAAATATTTAAGCTATGTTTTGCCAGTGAAAGTTTATAGGGATATATATTTAGGAAATGGTCCCTTATCAGGCATACATTCAGCCCTTATAAATGCAAAATATGACAAAGTATTATGTATAGCCTGTGATATGCCTTTAATTTCAGAAAGAAGCTTAAACACAATAGGCAGTATAATTGGAGAATATGAAGTATTGGTACCAAAAATTAAGGGGAAATTACAGCCTTTATGTTCAATATATTCTAAAAGCTTAATTCCTAAAATAGAAAAGGCACTTATAGAAGAGCAAAATAAATTGCAGGCTTTCATTAGGACTACAAATTATAAAATAATTGAAGATAAAGATTATGAAGAATTAAATGAAAAATATTTTTTAAATATAAATACAACTAAAGAATATAATGATTTGCTTTTATTACAAGATTAA
- a CDS encoding molybdopterin molybdotransferase MoeA gives MKSFISLEEAIGILNNRVNNLEKEKVLLLDGLNRIIAENIYSKIDNPPFDKSAMDGYAIIAGDSERLKVVGKIYAGEVYKGDVTKGTAVKVMTGAAIPKGADAVIKQENVIIEGDYIILKNMVVKGENICEKGEDISKGALLIKEGKKLDYADIGILASSGIGEIWVYKKPELAFISTGDEVIDINNKLEEGKIYNSNKYSILSRLKELGYTIKDINHLNDNYYEIAKYIEKLSKEVDLIITTGGVSVGEKDLLKEAIDLAKGEKLFWKVNIKPGSAVLCSKVNKAIVISLSGNPTAALTTFELLVKATLEKLSGAKEIKIKKEKAILLQDINKKGSKRRFLRGRFEIIDGKQYVNITQIKSGNGILSSALNSNCIIEMEADSIGKYKGDLVNIIKL, from the coding sequence GTGAAGTCATTTATATCTTTAGAAGAAGCTATAGGAATTTTAAATAATAGGGTGAATAATCTTGAAAAGGAAAAAGTTCTATTACTTGATGGATTAAATAGAATAATAGCTGAGAATATTTACTCTAAAATAGATAATCCTCCCTTTGATAAATCAGCAATGGATGGCTATGCAATAATTGCAGGAGATTCAGAAAGGCTAAAAGTAGTAGGAAAAATATATGCAGGGGAAGTTTATAAGGGAGATGTTACTAAAGGAACAGCCGTTAAAGTAATGACTGGTGCTGCTATTCCTAAAGGGGCAGATGCTGTTATAAAGCAGGAGAATGTTATTATAGAAGGGGATTATATAATTTTAAAAAATATGGTTGTGAAAGGGGAAAATATCTGCGAAAAAGGTGAGGATATATCTAAGGGGGCATTATTAATAAAAGAGGGGAAGAAACTTGATTATGCTGATATAGGAATTTTAGCAAGTTCAGGGATAGGTGAAATATGGGTATATAAAAAGCCTGAATTAGCTTTTATTAGTACTGGGGATGAAGTTATAGATATAAATAATAAACTTGAAGAAGGAAAAATTTATAACAGCAATAAATATTCTATTTTATCTAGGCTGAAGGAACTTGGATATACTATAAAAGATATAAATCATCTTAATGATAATTATTATGAAATTGCTAAATATATAGAGAAACTATCTAAGGAAGTAGATTTAATAATTACAACAGGAGGAGTTTCTGTTGGAGAAAAAGACCTTCTTAAGGAAGCTATTGATCTAGCAAAAGGAGAAAAATTATTTTGGAAAGTTAATATTAAGCCAGGTTCGGCTGTCTTATGCAGCAAGGTAAATAAGGCGATAGTAATAAGTCTATCAGGTAATCCAACTGCAGCATTAACTACTTTTGAGTTATTGGTAAAGGCAACTTTGGAGAAACTATCTGGTGCTAAAGAGATAAAGATAAAAAAGGAAAAGGCAATTTTGCTTCAGGATATTAATAAGAAAGGCTCAAAAAGGAGATTTTTAAGGGGTAGATTTGAAATTATTGATGGAAAGCAATACGTTAATATAACCCAGATAAAATCAGGAAATGGTATCCTTAGTTCAGCTTTAAATTCTAATTGTATAATTGAAATGGAAGCTGATAGTATAGGGAAATACAAAGGTGACTTAGTAAATATTATAAAACTTTAG
- the mobB gene encoding molybdopterin-guanine dinucleotide biosynthesis protein B, translated as MPKVINIIGERSKVGKTFVIEGLIRELKKRGLTVATIKHDVHGFDIDKKGKDTYKHREAGAETVIISSKSRLAVIKELKEETDLNDIIKLAEDKDIVLVEGYKNSNLRKIEVYRNKVSSKVISPKDKLIAVASDVKLNLDGVLIVDKENFKALADLIEKEKEFEFGG; from the coding sequence ATGCCCAAGGTAATAAATATAATTGGAGAAAGATCAAAGGTTGGAAAGACCTTTGTTATAGAAGGTTTAATCAGAGAACTAAAAAAGAGGGGATTAACTGTTGCAACAATAAAACATGATGTTCATGGTTTTGATATTGATAAAAAGGGAAAAGATACATATAAGCATAGGGAAGCTGGGGCTGAAACTGTTATTATATCATCAAAGTCTAGGCTGGCAGTAATAAAAGAATTAAAGGAAGAAACTGATTTAAATGATATCATTAAATTAGCAGAAGATAAGGATATTGTATTAGTAGAGGGTTATAAGAATAGCAATTTAAGAAAAATAGAGGTATATAGAAATAAAGTCAGCAGCAAAGTAATAAGCCCTAAAGATAAGTTAATTGCTGTAGCAAGTGATGTAAAGTTAAATTTAGATGGGGTTTTAATAGTTGATAAAGAAAATTTTAAGGCGCTTGCTGACTTAATAGAAAAAGAAAAGGAATTTGAATTTGGGGGATGA
- a CDS encoding TetR/AcrR family transcriptional regulator, whose product MTNTDRRVRKTKAILKKNLIELMKVKNISSITVKELCEKSDINRGTFYLHYRDVFHMLEEIEKELYEEFQDMILSYEISPNKIETKPILQDIFTFIAQNKDFCMVVLCDRGDMAFVKKIVSVIYEKSYNDWSKIFKLDDKELFEKYYSFILYGAIGLIDYWLKNGMRESPEYMAILTENIIVNGLKSLL is encoded by the coding sequence ATGACAAATACAGATAGAAGAGTTAGAAAGACAAAGGCTATATTAAAAAAAAATTTAATAGAGCTTATGAAAGTTAAAAATATAAGTTCTATTACTGTAAAGGAACTTTGTGAAAAGTCAGATATAAATAGAGGAACATTTTATCTTCATTATAGAGATGTCTTTCATATGCTAGAGGAGATTGAAAAGGAGCTTTATGAAGAATTTCAAGATATGATCTTATCCTATGAAATTTCTCCTAATAAAATCGAGACAAAACCAATATTGCAGGATATTTTCACTTTTATAGCTCAAAACAAGGATTTTTGTATGGTTGTTCTTTGTGATAGGGGAGACATGGCTTTTGTAAAAAAAATAGTCTCAGTAATATATGAAAAAAGCTATAATGATTGGTCTAAGATTTTTAAGCTTGATGATAAGGAACTTTTTGAGAAGTATTATTCATTTATATTATATGGAGCTATAGGCTTAATAGATTACTGGTTAAAGAATGGAATGAGGGAAAGCCCTGAATATATGGCAATTTTAACAGAAAATATAATTGTAAATGGATTAAAATCATTACTTTAA
- a CDS encoding YhgE/Pip domain-containing protein, whose translation MEDGKEKKSQILKIIKALAIIGIILIPSIYTTVFLGSMWDPYGNLDKLPVAVVNLDKSCDYNGKELSIGEELVKNLKENNALNFNFVDKETAQEGLDNGSYYMVITIPENFSYNTTTLLEDNPQKMELQYKVNPGKNYIASKMSESAIQKITNSIENSVTEVYAETVFDKFSEIGLQLKDAADGASQINNGLKSLKDGSNTISSNLKLLYDSSLTFSDGINSYEKGISKYLSAVNEIKDGSITLKSGINTLNSKASSLSEGVNSLNIGANSLYAGLQKYTSGVDSVKDGVSKLNSNSNDLLAGANSLNNGLTSLKEGSNNLVTGLRALSASIGEDVNKENSENINKLTSSLNSFNSSGNALESNLTNIGTSLKNSSSYITELQKTIAEISSSEWFKDLDSETQNKIINNLSAPLAGLGNELTSISNQMTSAKTGFESLSNNKELIASTITNLYSGLEKVQYSLNNQIIPGADSLNNGISALKDGSDKLTYGIQSYTSGVSSLYKGTNNLASNSESLVNGAESLSNGTTALNNSVPALTDGINKLAEGSNDLSEGLIALSNNNLSLSSGINKINSASNSISEGAYKLYAGSKELSSGVSKLEEGSETLSKGLEEGSEKASTTKLTDSSKEMFASPIEGVEAFNSYIANNGSAMSAYMMCVGLWVGCLALCILFPTERDLKNGKENPKTFWPKKALKLASMAIIQAVVMVSLIRLINGLEPAYLGRTYLIAIVASLSFMAIVYFMNLLLGKIGSFILLIFMVLQLSGSAGTYPIELSDSFFNAIHNYMPFTYAVDGFRNGLATGLSIVPQALVLLGIGFVCSILSIIVVIKKNKSDRTSLSQLIEEAV comes from the coding sequence ATGGAAGATGGAAAAGAAAAAAAATCACAAATATTAAAAATTATTAAGGCACTTGCAATAATAGGAATAATACTAATTCCCTCAATTTATACTACTGTTTTCTTAGGATCAATGTGGGATCCTTATGGAAACTTAGATAAATTGCCTGTGGCTGTAGTAAATTTAGACAAGTCCTGCGATTATAATGGTAAAGAATTATCTATTGGAGAGGAGCTAGTTAAAAACCTAAAAGAAAATAATGCCCTTAATTTTAACTTTGTAGATAAAGAAACTGCTCAGGAAGGCTTAGATAATGGTTCCTATTATATGGTTATTACAATTCCTGAGAATTTTTCTTATAATACTACAACTCTTTTAGAGGATAATCCTCAAAAAATGGAACTTCAATATAAGGTAAATCCAGGCAAAAATTATATTGCTTCAAAAATGAGCGAATCTGCAATTCAAAAGATTACAAACTCTATAGAAAATAGTGTAACTGAAGTTTATGCAGAAACTGTATTTGATAAATTCTCAGAAATAGGCCTTCAGCTTAAAGATGCTGCTGATGGTGCATCTCAAATAAATAATGGCTTAAAATCACTAAAGGACGGTTCTAATACTATAAGCTCAAATTTAAAGCTTTTATATGACAGTAGTTTAACCTTCAGCGATGGAATAAATAGCTATGAAAAGGGAATTAGCAAATATTTATCTGCAGTAAATGAAATTAAAGATGGCTCTATAACATTAAAGTCAGGAATAAATACTTTAAATAGTAAAGCTTCCTCTCTTTCAGAAGGAGTAAATAGCCTTAATATTGGAGCAAACAGCCTATATGCAGGCTTGCAAAAATACACTTCAGGTGTTGATTCAGTAAAGGATGGAGTTTCTAAGCTTAACTCTAATTCTAATGATTTACTAGCAGGAGCTAATAGTTTAAATAATGGCTTAACAAGTTTAAAAGAAGGAAGTAATAATCTTGTAACTGGCCTAAGAGCTTTATCTGCTTCTATAGGAGAAGATGTTAACAAAGAAAACAGCGAAAATATTAATAAATTAACTTCCTCCTTAAATAGCTTTAACAGCTCAGGTAATGCTTTAGAATCAAATTTAACCAATATTGGAACTTCACTAAAAAATTCTTCATCCTACATTACTGAACTTCAAAAAACAATAGCTGAAATCAGCAGTTCAGAATGGTTCAAGGATTTAGATAGCGAAACACAAAATAAGATTATTAATAACTTATCAGCTCCTTTAGCTGGATTAGGAAATGAACTAACTTCAATTTCTAATCAAATGACTTCTGCTAAGACAGGATTTGAAAGTCTTTCAAATAATAAAGAGCTTATTGCTTCAACAATAACTAATTTATATTCAGGCCTAGAAAAGGTACAATATAGCTTAAATAATCAAATAATACCAGGAGCTGATAGTTTAAATAATGGAATATCTGCCTTAAAGGATGGCAGTGATAAGCTAACTTATGGAATTCAAAGCTATACTTCTGGAGTTTCAAGTTTATACAAAGGTACAAATAACTTAGCTTCAAATTCTGAAAGCCTTGTTAATGGAGCTGAAAGCTTATCAAATGGAACAACTGCTTTAAATAATTCAGTTCCAGCCTTAACTGATGGAATTAATAAACTTGCAGAAGGTTCAAATGATTTATCAGAAGGATTAATTGCTTTATCTAATAATAATCTTTCACTAAGTTCAGGGATTAACAAAATAAATTCTGCTTCTAATTCCATATCAGAAGGGGCATATAAGCTTTATGCCGGCTCTAAAGAATTAAGCAGTGGAGTTTCTAAATTAGAAGAAGGTTCAGAAACTTTAAGTAAAGGTCTAGAAGAAGGTTCAGAAAAGGCATCAACTACTAAGCTTACTGATAGCTCAAAAGAAATGTTTGCTTCACCTATTGAAGGTGTAGAAGCCTTTAATTCTTATATTGCTAATAATGGTAGTGCAATGTCAGCATATATGATGTGCGTTGGTTTATGGGTAGGCTGCTTAGCTTTATGTATTCTTTTCCCTACTGAAAGAGATCTTAAGAATGGAAAAGAAAATCCAAAAACTTTCTGGCCTAAGAAAGCCTTAAAGCTTGCTTCCATGGCAATTATTCAAGCTGTAGTTATGGTCAGCTTAATTAGATTAATAAATGGCCTTGAACCAGCTTATCTAGGAAGAACTTACTTAATCGCTATAGTTGCTTCTTTATCATTTATGGCTATTGTTTACTTTATGAATTTACTTTTAGGTAAAATAGGAAGCTTTATTCTATTAATATTTATGGTGCTACAATTAAGTGGTTCTGCAGGAACTTATCCAATAGAACTTTCTGACAGTTTCTTTAATGCAATTCATAACTATATGCCATTTACCTATGCAGTAGATGGTTTTAGAAATGGACTAGCAACTGGATTATCAATAGTTCCTCAAGCATTAGTTCTTTTAGGAATAGGTTTTGTCTGCTCAATACTTTCTATAATTGTAGTTATTAAGAAAAATAAAAGCGATAGAACAAGCCTATCTCAATTAATAGAAGAAGCTGTATAA
- a CDS encoding tRNA dihydrouridine synthase, with the protein MKYYLAPLEGLTVFIYRNAYKKYFGDNFDKYFAPFIVPNNSSSLKTRELRDILPENNIGINLIPQILTNDAEGFITTARKLQKLGYNEINLNLGCPSGTVVSKGRGSGFLAKKEELDKFLEEIFKIDDMKISIKTRLGKDRPEEFYELIKIYNKYPLEELIIHPRTRQDFYGNKPNLDIFREAVSLSKNPVCYNGDIFTIENYKEFIQAFPNVNAVMLGRGIIANPALVNEIKYDKSIDKKVFKEFHDEIFQKYREIFNEDKNAIFRMKEFWGYMINIFSDNKKYAKKIKKAQKLVDYNEAVESLFREQEIIKGAGLFTNK; encoded by the coding sequence ATGAAATATTATTTAGCACCATTAGAAGGTCTTACTGTTTTTATATACAGAAATGCTTATAAAAAATATTTTGGAGATAATTTTGATAAATACTTTGCACCTTTTATTGTGCCTAACAATAGTAGCAGTCTTAAAACAAGAGAGTTAAGAGATATTTTGCCTGAAAATAATATAGGGATAAATCTTATTCCACAAATACTTACAAATGATGCAGAAGGCTTTATTACAACGGCTAGAAAACTTCAGAAGTTAGGATACAACGAAATTAACTTAAATTTAGGATGTCCTTCAGGCACAGTAGTATCTAAGGGGAGAGGCTCTGGATTTTTAGCTAAAAAAGAAGAGCTTGATAAGTTTTTAGAAGAAATATTTAAGATAGATGATATGAAAATTTCCATAAAAACTAGATTGGGGAAAGATAGGCCAGAGGAATTTTATGAATTAATAAAAATTTATAATAAATATCCTTTAGAAGAATTAATAATTCATCCTAGAACAAGACAGGACTTTTATGGAAATAAACCTAATCTAGATATTTTTAGGGAAGCTGTATCTTTAAGTAAAAATCCAGTTTGCTACAATGGAGATATTTTTACAATAGAGAATTATAAGGAATTTATACAAGCCTTTCCTAATGTGAATGCAGTCATGCTAGGAAGAGGAATAATAGCAAATCCAGCTCTAGTAAATGAAATTAAATATGATAAATCTATAGATAAGAAAGTTTTTAAGGAATTTCATGATGAAATTTTTCAAAAATATAGAGAGATATTTAATGAAGATAAAAATGCAATTTTTAGAATGAAAGAGTTTTGGGGATATATGATAAATATTTTTTCAGATAACAAAAAATATGCTAAAAAAATTAAGAAGGCTCAAAAGTTAGTTGATTATAATGAAGCTGTTGAAAGTTTATTTAGGGAACAGGAAATTATTAAAGGAGCAGGATTATTTACAAATAAATAA
- a CDS encoding TraR/DksA C4-type zinc finger protein, which yields MDKNKLKYFKNKLLIEKKKVSGVIDQLNKNGVTQFNAEVASELSFYDNHPADIADEVYQVGVGKALEANEEALLEKIDNALKAIKEGTYGKCKICGKDIDIERLKALPYAENCIECQDTISKVKSYNSQKRVIEESVIGEPFRHSFTHHTDDAVGFDLEDTYQALQRHNKIDDYEGYDYEVDDEVYVEEVEKISNQQYKNQLT from the coding sequence ATGGATAAGAATAAATTAAAATATTTTAAGAATAAACTTCTTATAGAAAAGAAAAAAGTTAGTGGAGTTATAGATCAATTAAATAAAAATGGAGTAACTCAATTTAATGCTGAAGTTGCTAGTGAATTATCCTTTTATGATAATCATCCTGCAGACATTGCAGATGAAGTTTATCAAGTTGGAGTGGGTAAGGCATTAGAAGCAAATGAAGAAGCGCTATTAGAAAAAATAGATAATGCTTTAAAGGCTATAAAAGAAGGTACTTATGGAAAGTGTAAAATCTGTGGGAAGGACATAGACATTGAAAGGTTAAAGGCTTTGCCTTATGCAGAAAATTGTATTGAATGTCAAGATACAATTAGTAAGGTAAAGAGCTATAATTCTCAAAAGAGGGTTATAGAGGAAAGTGTAATTGGTGAACCTTTTAGACATAGCTTTACTCATCATACTGATGATGCAGTTGGCTTTGATTTAGAAGATACATATCAAGCCTTACAAAGGCATAATAAAATAGATGATTATGAAGGCTACGATTATGAAGTAGATGATGAAGTTTATGTTGAAGAAGTAGAAAAAATAAGCAATCAGCAATATAAAAATCAATTAACATAA
- a CDS encoding DUF4317 domain-containing protein — MNKKDILELKRRFKKDDCSFTRLTGCYVNGEKNIVLYLNESFLNLEEDELFKYLEIAKKTLSGTIGNNLLELNFPINEEEMGGKQKSLMILKASKLKDEGLLENFYQSIIDSYDYTGNFLILLFHDAYDVLTKTSDNGKLDESEEVYEYILCAICPVTLSKPALGYLEDKHKIGARNRDWVVGPPDIGFIFPAFTDRSTDIHSVIYYTKNAKDSHPEIMEEVLGCYPKQTAAEKKETFHSIVSKAIAEDEEKADEVFLEIQENLNNIVEETDFIKGTEREPIALTNDTVKEILADTGVPEEVTEKIEKSFVEAFGDTPPTVEELIDDKALQLNEKIKKEKELKKKVEFLEAQLEKAKQEIALDAENKEALEDNNALIEGYDVVLQVKAEKVPQIKSEIIDGKKCLIVPLEENEQANVISIDK; from the coding sequence ATGAATAAAAAAGATATTTTAGAATTAAAAAGACGCTTTAAAAAAGATGACTGCAGCTTCACTAGACTAACTGGATGTTATGTTAATGGTGAAAAAAATATCGTATTATACCTTAATGAAAGCTTTTTAAACCTTGAAGAAGATGAACTGTTTAAATATTTAGAAATTGCAAAAAAGACTTTATCAGGAACAATTGGCAATAACCTTCTAGAACTTAACTTTCCTATTAATGAAGAAGAAATGGGTGGAAAGCAAAAATCTTTAATGATTTTAAAGGCAAGTAAATTAAAAGATGAAGGTCTTCTAGAAAATTTTTATCAATCAATTATAGATAGTTATGATTATACTGGTAATTTTTTAATCCTTCTTTTTCATGATGCCTATGATGTTCTTACCAAAACCAGCGATAATGGAAAATTAGATGAATCTGAAGAAGTATATGAATATATATTATGTGCTATATGTCCAGTAACCCTATCAAAACCAGCCCTTGGATATCTAGAAGATAAACATAAAATTGGAGCTCGTAATAGAGATTGGGTAGTAGGTCCGCCTGATATTGGATTTATCTTCCCAGCCTTTACTGATCGCAGCACAGATATACATTCTGTAATCTACTATACTAAAAATGCTAAAGATTCTCATCCAGAAATTATGGAAGAGGTTCTTGGCTGTTATCCAAAGCAAACTGCTGCTGAGAAAAAGGAAACCTTCCATTCTATCGTAAGTAAGGCAATTGCTGAGGATGAAGAAAAGGCAGATGAAGTATTTTTAGAAATTCAAGAAAATCTTAATAATATTGTTGAAGAAACTGATTTTATCAAGGGAACAGAAAGAGAACCTATTGCACTAACAAATGATACTGTTAAAGAAATTTTAGCTGATACTGGTGTTCCAGAAGAAGTTACAGAAAAAATTGAAAAGTCCTTTGTTGAAGCCTTTGGAGATACTCCCCCTACTGTAGAGGAATTAATTGACGACAAAGCTCTTCAACTTAATGAAAAAATAAAAAAAGAAAAGGAACTTAAGAAAAAAGTAGAATTTCTAGAAGCCCAGTTAGAAAAAGCAAAACAAGAAATAGCCTTAGATGCAGAAAATAAAGAAGCCTTAGAAGATAATAATGCTCTTATTGAAGGCTATGATGTAGTCCTTCAAGTAAAGGCTGAAAAAGTTCCTCAAATAAAATCAGAAATAATTGACGGAAAAAAATGCTTAATTGTTCCATTAGAAGAAAATGAACAAGCTAATGTTATTAGTATAGATAAATAA